The following proteins are co-located in the Aurantiacibacter atlanticus genome:
- the ftsE gene encoding cell division ATP-binding protein FtsE yields MSSAESSIVQFANVGLRYGTDREVLSDISFTLYPGRFYFLTGASGAGKTSMLKLLYLAQRPSRGMIWMFGNDVITLPRKAMPDFRRRIGVVFQDFRLVQHLSAFDNVALPLRISGMSEGQIRKPVADVLEWVGLQHRMDARPQTLSGGEQQRVAIARAVIARPEVLVADEPTGNVDPEMALKLLRLFEALNRLGTTVVVATHDVNLLRKVPDSLIMRLDKGALSDPTGALRYPPRREVMKG; encoded by the coding sequence ATGTCCAGCGCGGAAAGCTCCATTGTTCAATTTGCCAATGTCGGGCTGCGCTATGGCACCGACCGTGAGGTATTGAGCGACATATCCTTCACGCTCTATCCGGGCCGCTTCTATTTCCTCACCGGGGCGAGCGGTGCGGGCAAGACCTCGATGCTCAAATTGCTTTATCTTGCGCAGCGCCCTTCGCGCGGGATGATTTGGATGTTCGGCAATGATGTGATTACCCTGCCACGCAAGGCCATGCCCGATTTCAGGCGACGAATTGGCGTGGTATTTCAGGATTTCCGGCTGGTCCAGCACCTGTCCGCCTTCGATAATGTGGCATTGCCACTGCGCATTTCGGGCATGAGCGAAGGGCAAATCCGCAAGCCTGTGGCTGATGTGCTGGAATGGGTTGGCCTGCAACACCGGATGGATGCCCGCCCGCAAACCCTTTCGGGAGGAGAACAGCAGCGTGTGGCCATTGCCCGTGCCGTGATCGCCCGTCCTGAAGTTCTCGTCGCAGATGAACCGACGGGCAATGTCGATCCAGAAATGGCGTTGAAGCTGCTTCGGTTGTTTGAGGCGTTGAACCGGCTGGGCACGACCGTAGTCGTCGCCACCCATGACGTAAACCTGCTGCGTAAAGTCCCCGATTCGCTTATCATGCGGCTCGACAAGGGTGCCTTGTCCGATCCCACCGGCGCCCTGCGCTATCCCCCCAGGCGCGAAGTGATGAAGGGA
- a CDS encoding zinc-ribbon domain-containing protein: MIIECPACTTRYVVPDTAIGVEGRTVRCAKCRHSWFQDGPVLERPQEDTAAPADAPAPPPSATQDVADVDAQDAGIADDDTSAVEVAPQPTPAPPSPVPPSPVVPDEIRAPQVSMADQDYQQTSHFDHEPPFRPRRNPLKLWTWAAAIFAIMVAGLIVAVSYWGLPDWVQVDQPTFAAGNPDLQLDFPRERQERRTLSNGTEFFGATGTITNVGTHTETIPSILIVLRDSRGRKVYDWVVPPPRRTLAPGEVVEVNEAVTDIPRSASEVQFGWKPE; encoded by the coding sequence ATGATCATCGAGTGCCCTGCCTGCACGACACGCTATGTCGTCCCCGATACCGCCATTGGCGTGGAAGGCCGCACTGTGCGCTGCGCGAAATGTCGCCACAGCTGGTTCCAGGATGGTCCAGTGCTGGAACGTCCACAGGAAGACACGGCAGCGCCCGCTGATGCACCGGCCCCTCCGCCGTCGGCTACTCAGGATGTGGCTGACGTTGATGCGCAGGACGCTGGCATTGCTGATGATGACACCTCAGCGGTAGAAGTAGCGCCGCAACCGACGCCTGCTCCGCCGTCCCCTGTCCCGCCGTCCCCTGTCGTACCCGATGAAATCCGCGCGCCGCAGGTGAGCATGGCGGATCAAGATTACCAGCAAACTTCGCATTTCGACCATGAACCGCCTTTCAGGCCGCGCCGCAATCCGCTCAAGCTCTGGACCTGGGCGGCGGCTATCTTTGCAATCATGGTGGCCGGGCTGATCGTTGCGGTTTCATATTGGGGTCTGCCGGATTGGGTGCAGGTTGATCAACCGACCTTCGCCGCGGGCAATCCCGATTTGCAGCTGGATTTCCCGCGTGAAAGGCAGGAACGGCGCACCTTATCCAATGGCACCGAGTTTTTTGGAGCGACCGGCACCATAACCAATGTCGGGACGCATACCGAAACAATCCCGTCAATCCTTATCGTGCTGCGCGATTCGCGCGGCCGCAAAGTGTATGACTGGGTGGTGCCACCACCACGGCGCACGCTGGCACCGGGCGAAGTGGTCGAAGTGAACGAGGCTGTCACCGACATCCCCCGCTCAGCCAGCGAAGTTCAATTCGGCTGGAAACCCGAATAA